A stretch of DNA from Zootoca vivipara chromosome 16, rZooViv1.1, whole genome shotgun sequence:
gactggacctaatggtcaggggtccctttacctttatctgcatGACAACAAAACTGCTAATACCTGGCACCCTGATAACACATGGATCTGAATAGATGGCAAGGTCTGGCACATTGTCTCTCGAACAAAGAaaaagtcttgtggcactttaaagacttaACACATTTATTACTGCATAAGCATCCCTGGATTGtggtccacttcatcagatgcatgaagtgggTGCAAAACAGTTTTTGGGTGGGGAATGAAATGCAGCAAAGGTTGCACAGTGGTAATTATGCACTTAATGGTGGTATTGGTAATTCACAGAAACAGCTGCTGGTTGCACAGGCATCCTGGCACTGATAAGCCAGTTCACATAAATCATGTCCTAAAAATCAGGTTCAGTCCATAAAATAATGGCAGTACAAATGCTTGAACTTCTTAATGCAATCTCCCTACAAAGTTCCTTTATCACCACCATCGTaaactttattgcactagccaaaggccatggtgTCATCTGATTACTTCATCTTGAGTAGCTCTTCCCATTCAGGTGGTTTGATGTATTGCAGTTCAGTAGTTTCATGTTACAGTCCCCCTCTGTTGAAGTTCCTTGGAGTAGTTCATCCCATTTTGATAGGCTTTGAGTTAAGTGGATTTTCTTATAGTCAAGAGGAATTTCAGAACATGATGGCTGTCAAACTTGGTTATCTTTAGAGAACCATTTCTACATTGGCATGTCTGCTGAGGGACCTTTGAGCATCTGCTGTatgttgcagaggattctggacAATGTTCTGGAGAAGAACATGCTGTTTGTGTTGGGTATTCATGTACCGCCAAACCCACCCAGCACTCTCTATCTGCTCCACCTTGCAGGAGAACttgagtacagtcaaacctcggtttgcgaccacctccgtttgcgactgcttcggttgccgaccaccgcggacccggaagtgtttacatccgagTTCCGCAGCGCTCGGatacgcagaagcgatctgcacagcgtgcgcagaagtgctctatcgatGCTTCAcgcacgcacagaagcgtgcATCGCGGAGCAACTGATTCGGGGAGTGACTggctccgcggaatggattgcggtcgcaaaccgaggtatgactgtagtggctGGCAAGTTGCCTTTAGGCAGCTTGTCTGCCATTAGTCATCTTCTCAATGAGAAGCTTCTTGTTTCTAAGGTTCCAAAAATGCTGTTAGAAAACTGCCTCCTAAAGAAATATACACAGTAGTTGTATAGGTAACCCTTGCTCCACAGTGTTATGGTATATTTGGGCTTTACTCTGAGACAAAGTTGTGAAAGGTAGCTAGACAGTATAAGGCTGAGCAGGAACAGAGACTGGTTTGCTTATCCACAAAATGGGTGTTGTCTCATGTTTGTCAGATATAATTTTATCTGTTGGCTGAATCAGTGTGCACTTTAGTCAGAATTGCATATATGGGGAGAGCTTCCTATTTGCAATAATCTGGAATGATAAATTAGcaaaattggtttttttaaaaaaatgtgcagggACTTCTGTGGTTAACTGCCAAACTTAAATTTGTTCAGCTTAAGTTATCGCCCATTGCTTCCCATTTTTACCTGTAGTTTGTTTTCTAGACTAGGAATGGTGAGTGAGCCTGtggaccttcagatgttgctggactacatctcccatcatccctagctagcaggacccagtggtcagggatgatgggaattgtagtccataaacaggtggatacccaagtttgggaaacactgatctggagggtcacagacttctcacccctgctttagactacTACCTTCTTATTTCAGTGTTTTTCTGTTATAAGCTGGCAATATTGAAACTTGGTCACTGAGAAAATTTGTGTGTGGGTGCATAAACTGAATGGAAACCTAGAGACAGTTTATTGCAAACCCATAACTCAGGCTTCCGGACTTTGCACCCTCCAAATATCCTGGACTACAGCAACCAGTCTCAAATAGCATGTTCAGTGGTCAGGATTACGGGAGTTATCGCTCCAACAGGGTCTGGAGGGGGAACCGTGTTAGGAAAAGCTGACAAGTGCATGGCACTATCCTGCGCCATAGATTCTAGTCTTCCAACCCAAGATTCACACTCATTTGAGGTACAGAATATTTGAAACTGGTCAAATGTGAAACTTGGCACTAAGCATCACCTAGCTAATTCATTATTATTCAATTAGGCCTAGGAAGTGGTAGCATGCATAGCAGGAAATACATTACTTTCCAGTCTGTCTTTATGTTTGTGGTGGTTCTTTTAACCCTTTTTGTCACTCATACATGGATTTGGGCCATTTCTTCAAACTGTTACAAGAAGTTCAAATTCGTGAAGTGTCTCAATATTGGTTTGGTCGCTGACCGAACTTGCTAATGCTGGTTCCGGTCGCATGTCTGTTGCGGCTTCCTTTCCAGCAATTGAATTCAATAGAGTCTGTCACTGCTGCTTAATCAGCTTGCCACTTCCTGTTTCTGCACTCCCAAGGAAAGTTTCCAGTACTCATGGGCGGGGCAAATTTGCTGCATAAAGAAGCCTTATTAGAGACAGTGCACAAGTTGCACTTCATTCAGCTGCCTGAACCAATCCGTGCAATTTCAGATTGCAATGTGGTTTCCATCCAGCAACTTCTGGGTTCCTGGGTGAGCATGGTGATGAATGTGCCCCTGTGTTTGCTTTTGAGAATGCTTTTCAAGTGAGACTTggtacagcagtgtttctccaccttgggtctccaggtggTTTTGAAcgacagttcccatcacccctgaccactggtcctgctcgctaaagatgatgggagttgtagtccaaaaacagctggagacccaagtttgggaaacaccgtTTAGAGGAAGAGTTGTTCCTCAATCAGActgcttaaaataaatataaaatattatatttctGGGGTTGTCTGGTGTAGAGGAGGACGAGGGCTGATAATTGTGTTTCATGTGAAGCAGAAGACTGTTAGGATGGAGCAGAAATCTGAACTATGGATCTTCTGTGTTGAAATTCTGCATTGGAATCGCTGCATCTGAAATTGCTGCATATTTCTACATGATGGGAGGAGCACCCTTGTTAAATTAGTACACTTTTCATCAACATGGTTTggttgaaattttaaaaaagaatattcaaattgatgacagtggtaccttggttttcaaacgtaatccgttccggaacaccattcgagttctgaaacgttcgaaaaccgaggcgccAAGGGCGGTCTGCAAatttaattgagaaaattgaggaacactcagcggaagccattcgacttctgaggtgcttcggaaacggaagcatttacttccgggtttttggcgttcgaaaaccgaaacgtttgtcaatggagacgttcgaaaaccaaggtagcactgtaatttaaacaatgttttaaattgtCACGGGGGGTGATGTCGGAAATGTGATTTGAATCCAGTTTTCTGTGTTTGATAATTTGCATTCTTCTGAACATATATCCAAGCCAGCTGATTGCAAAAGCATTCAAAATCTGTTGATTTGCAGGAATGCAAATTGGAATGCTTTTCATTATGCAACCCACATACCTCTTCCATTACATAATTTTAAATCTGCATGAGGCAGTTGTGGAATTTCTGTTTCTCTGTACCAAGGATGTTGGCCAAGATCACTTACTTGGTGACTAAGGCTACCATCCTGGGTGCACGTACGTTGGAGCAAGCTGATTGAACTTTGTAGGACTTTCTTCTGAATCAGCATGCTTTGGATTGCTCTGCATGCGAGGGCCATGGATCCAGGCATTTTAAAACTCTATTTAAGGTTTTTGAATTTTTTAGGCTAAATCTCCCATCAAAACGAAATGCACAACGCCATCAAGCTAAAGATATACATCGTGAATGTGgcaaacacattttgcaaagaTGGGTGTATCATGGAGAACTGGGATTTGTTCTGGAATGCTGTTGAAAACTAGaacctagggcaggggtcagcaaactttttcagcagggggccggtccactgtccttcagaccttgtggggggccggactatatatatatatataaaatgaacgaattcctatgccccacaaataacccagagatgcattttaaataaaaggacacattcttctcatgtaaaaacaccaggcaggccccacaaataacccagagatgcattttaaataaaaggacacattctactcatgtaaaaacatgctgattcccagactgtccacgggccggatttggaaggtgattgggccgcatccagcccccgggccttagtttggtgacccctgacctagggtcacccaatgaagctgaattttgggagATTACGGACACCTAAGAGGCAGTATCACTTTAAACAGCTCATAGTTAAATGATGGCGTACAGTACCATATAATGTATTGATGTGGGAGAATGCCATTGTGGTCACATCCTGTTTGTGGCTATCCCATAAGCACCTGtgggagcagaatgctggactaaataggccTAGTCAGATCCAGTAGGACTCTCCTTGCATATAAAACCTTGCTTTTGTAGCTGCGTGAGATGTGAAATGGCCCCTCTGATTATTGatcagtttttgttttcttccatctTCTTCTTCAGAATATTGGACTCCTTTCCTCACAAGCCCACAATGGCAGTGGATGTAGCCATGCAGGTCTACCTGCGCACGCCCTACTTGCGAAGGGAGAGTTTTGCCTGCAAAATTGCTCCGAAGCAGAAGATGCCTTTGCGGCCTTGCATCCATTTGCACAGCAACACCGAGCTGAACGGACTGGGGGAGGAAGTCAAAGCTCTGCAGAGCAACCGGGTGAAAAAGAGGGTTTCCTTTGCGGACAGCAGGGGCCTGTCTCTCACGGTCGTTAAAGTGTTCTCCCAGTTTGATGAGCCCTTGGAGATCCCGTTTAATATCACGGAACTAATAGACAATATTGTGGGCCTGACGACCGTGGACAGAGACGACTTTGTCTTGGATTTCATACAGCCTTCTGCAGATTATTTGGACTTCCGGAATCGCCTCCAGGCCGACTACGTCTGCCTTGAAAACTGCATGCTGAAAGATAAAGCCATCGTCGGCACCGTGAAAGTCAGGAATCTTGCATTTGAGAAGGCTGTGAAGATCCGGATGACATTTGACACCTGGAAAACCTTCACAGACTACCCGTGCCAGTATGTTAAGGACACATATGCGGGTTCAGATAAGGACACGTTCTCCTTCGAGGTCAGCTTGCCGGAGAGAGTTCAACCCCACGAAAGGATAGAGTTTGCTGTGTGTTATGAGTGTGATGGCAAGGTATACTGGGACAGCAACAAAGGCCTCAACTACAGGATCATACGGTCCGAACTCAAATCTGCCCGGGAGATTTCTCAGCCGCAGGGTGGACCCGGGTTTGGGATTGCTTTTGACCAGTTTGGAAGCCCCCGGTGTTCCTACGGCCTGTTTCCTGAATGGCCCAGCTACACAGGGTATGAGAAACGCGGGCCTTATTACTGAATGAAAGATCTGGGCTCTGTATTTGCAAACATCCTCTGCTCAGCAAACGCCTGGGAGTTTGCTGCCAGGGGGCGATTGAGAAAGGAGGCTCGCATGGTTTAGAGTTGGCAGAAACTGAAACTAAAGGACTTGTGAAACTTCTGACTGcagatggtttttaaaaacagatgCTCTTAGCATCATCCTGGATGTAATGAATTTAAACAGCTAGAAAAGGGGAGATCTCTTTGCTGTCTTAAGACTaatgctgccaagtctcccaagTCCAGTTCAGCTTTCACTGCTTCAGTCCAAGCAGTTCTGCTTACATGCCTTGAGCTTCACCACAGTATTGTAAGCCGTCCAGAGAAAGGTTTGCctagcttcacctgttgaactaTGGAACCCTGCTGGGGTACACATCTCCAAAAAGCTATTCCATGTTTGACAAGGAACTAGGGAGAGAATATCCAGCCTTGTGAGGGAGCTATGCTAGCATCTTCCCTTATCTACTTTGTCCGATCTGGAAGAGACCAAGGCGTTCAAATAGAAGTGGCTGTAATTTTAGCTTGTATTATGACTCTGCTCCCTTCCATTTTAGGAAATGCCTTCATTTGTGGGAAGATGCCAGGGCGCTTGCTCACTGTTCTGCCTCTTTTTTTGACAAGAACAGTATGTTTTAAGTTCTTCTCAATGGCTGAGGCAGGAGCGTCTTTTGGGAGGTCATTGGTGTTACAATCTCGTAGCCCCTGAGCCAAATGTGTGTGTTAGCGTAGGTTGAGGGGCTGCGATCTTATTAATGTACCTTGAACAACTACTTTGGGTTGGCTGCAAAGAGtaaaaatatctatttttttaTGAACACGTAACTTTTCATATGACcattttatttaaatgtatttcttttgaGCCCGGAATAGTTGTCTGGTTAAAtaactgttttgttttactacttccccatccccattaatttTTATAAAATTGAGTGTTACTGACAAAATCAAATAAAGGTTATCGACTTGTATGAGGAATATTCGTTATGTTCAGTGCAACATCCCAGCCCCATTGCTCActcacaggaggaggagggactgtACATCGGTGATAACAGCATGTGttctctgcatgcaaaaaagCCCAGGTTTAAACCCTGGGATTTCTGGGTAGGACATGGAGTAGGAGGCAGTTTTGCGTGTTCCTGTAGGCTAGGAAAGGAGAGTGGATACAGGGCAGGAGGAAGCAAAGGCCTTCTCTataagccaaaaagaaaaaaaaagatttgggtTGTTAATTTCCACACTAGCTTCACAGTACATAGCTACAGCAGACAGCCATGTTTCATGGTCCATTGGGGACTG
This window harbors:
- the PPP1R3B gene encoding protein phosphatase 1 regulatory subunit 3B isoform X1 — protein: MSPAEQGRQAGGWAGRIRAVQGTRIGQLVKLLQAREAGARPCGSRILDSFPHKPTMAVDVAMQVYLRTPYLRRESFACKIAPKQKMPLRPCIHLHSNTELNGLGEEVKALQSNRVKKRVSFADSRGLSLTVVKVFSQFDEPLEIPFNITELIDNIVGLTTVDRDDFVLDFIQPSADYLDFRNRLQADYVCLENCMLKDKAIVGTVKVRNLAFEKAVKIRMTFDTWKTFTDYPCQYVKDTYAGSDKDTFSFEVSLPERVQPHERIEFAVCYECDGKVYWDSNKGLNYRIIRSELKSAREISQPQGGPGFGIAFDQFGSPRCSYGLFPEWPSYTGYEKRGPYY
- the PPP1R3B gene encoding protein phosphatase 1 regulatory subunit 3B isoform X2 translates to MRILDSFPHKPTMAVDVAMQVYLRTPYLRRESFACKIAPKQKMPLRPCIHLHSNTELNGLGEEVKALQSNRVKKRVSFADSRGLSLTVVKVFSQFDEPLEIPFNITELIDNIVGLTTVDRDDFVLDFIQPSADYLDFRNRLQADYVCLENCMLKDKAIVGTVKVRNLAFEKAVKIRMTFDTWKTFTDYPCQYVKDTYAGSDKDTFSFEVSLPERVQPHERIEFAVCYECDGKVYWDSNKGLNYRIIRSELKSAREISQPQGGPGFGIAFDQFGSPRCSYGLFPEWPSYTGYEKRGPYY
- the PPP1R3B gene encoding protein phosphatase 1 regulatory subunit 3B isoform X3, translating into MAVDVAMQVYLRTPYLRRESFACKIAPKQKMPLRPCIHLHSNTELNGLGEEVKALQSNRVKKRVSFADSRGLSLTVVKVFSQFDEPLEIPFNITELIDNIVGLTTVDRDDFVLDFIQPSADYLDFRNRLQADYVCLENCMLKDKAIVGTVKVRNLAFEKAVKIRMTFDTWKTFTDYPCQYVKDTYAGSDKDTFSFEVSLPERVQPHERIEFAVCYECDGKVYWDSNKGLNYRIIRSELKSAREISQPQGGPGFGIAFDQFGSPRCSYGLFPEWPSYTGYEKRGPYY